A single Catharus ustulatus isolate bCatUst1 chromosome 7, bCatUst1.pri.v2, whole genome shotgun sequence DNA region contains:
- the HNRNPA3 gene encoding heterogeneous nuclear ribonucleoprotein A3 isoform X4 produces MAAIKEEREVEDYKRKGRRSSQGHEPKEPEQLRKLFIGGLSFETTDDSLREHFEKWGTLTDCVVMRDPQTKRSRGFGFVTYSCVEEVDAAMSARPHKVDGRVVEPKRAVSREDSVKPGAHLTVKKIFVGGIKEDTEEYNLREYFEKYGKIETIEVMEDRQSGKKRGFAFVTFDDHDTVDKIVVQKYHTINGHNCEVKKALSKQEMQTASSQRVKYFVGRGGGSGNFMGRGNFGGGGGNFGRGGNFGGRGGYGGGGGGGGSRGSFGGGDGYNGFGDGGNYGGGPGYGSRGGYGGGGGPGYGNPGGGYGGGGGGYDGYNEGGNFGGGNYGGSGNYNDFGNYSGQQQSNYGPMKGGGSFGGRSSGSPYGGGYGSGSGSGGYGGRRF; encoded by the exons ggCCATGAGCCAAAGGAGCCAGAGCAGTTGAGAAAGCTGTTCATTGGAGGTCTGAGCTTTGAAACAACAGATGATAGCTTGAGAGAGCACTTCGAGAAATGGGGCACGCTCACAGACTGTGTG GTGATGAGAGACCCACAAACAAAACGTTCCAGAGGCTTTGGCTTTGTGACTTACTCCTGTGTGGAGGAGGTGGATGCTGCCATGAGCGCTCGACCACATAAGGTTGATGGACGCGTGGTTGAACCAAAGAGAGCGGTTTCAAGGGAG GATTCTGTAAAGCCTGGGGCACacctcacagtaaagaaaatatttgttggTGGAATTAAAGAAGATACGGAAGAATATAATTTAAGGGagtactttgaaaaatatgGCAAGATTGAAACCATCGAGGTCATGGAAGACAGGCAGAGTGGAAAGAAGAGAGGCTTCGCTTTTGTAACTTTTGATGATCATGATACAGTTGATAAAATCGTTG TTCAGAAATACCATACTATAAATGGACACAACTGTGAAGTGAAAAAAGCGCTCTCTAAACAAGAGATGCAGACTGCTAGCTCTCAGAGAG tgaaatattttgtagGTCGTGGGGGTGGCTCGGGCAACTTCATGGGCCGTGGAAACTTCGGAGGCGGTGGAGGGAATTTTGGCCGAGGAGGAAACTTCGGTGGGAGAG GAGGCTATGGGGGTGGTGGTGGCggtggtgggagcagaggaagcTTTGGGGGTGGTGACGGATACAATGGATTTGGTGATG GTGGCAACTATGGAGGTGGTCCTGGCTATGGCAGCAGAGGAGGTTATGGCGGAGGTGGAGGACCAGGGTATGGAAACCCAGGTGGTGGATATggaggcggaggaggaggaTATGATGGCTACAATGAAGGAGGAAATTTTGGTGGTG GTAATTATGGTGGAAGTGGAAACTACAATGATTTTGGCAATTACAGTGGACAACAGCAGTCTAACTATGGTCCCATGAAAGGTGGTGGCAGCTTTGGTGGCAGAAGTTCAGGCAGTCCCTATGGTG GTGGTTATGGATCTGGAAGTGGAAGTGGGGGCTATGGTGGTAGAAGATTCTAA
- the HNRNPA3 gene encoding heterogeneous nuclear ribonucleoprotein A3 isoform X1 — protein MAAIKEEREVEDYKRKGRRSSQQKYRRLNKGHEPKEPEQLRKLFIGGLSFETTDDSLREHFEKWGTLTDCVVMRDPQTKRSRGFGFVTYSCVEEVDAAMSARPHKVDGRVVEPKRAVSREDSVKPGAHLTVKKIFVGGIKEDTEEYNLREYFEKYGKIETIEVMEDRQSGKKRGFAFVTFDDHDTVDKIVVQKYHTINGHNCEVKKALSKQEMQTASSQRVKYFVGRGGGSGNFMGRGNFGGGGGNFGRGGNFGGRGGYGGGGGGGGSRGSFGGGDGYNGFGDGGNYGGGPGYGSRGGYGGGGGPGYGNPGGGYGGGGGGYDGYNEGGNFGGGNYGGSGNYNDFGNYSGQQQSNYGPMKGGGSFGGRSSGSPYGGGYGSGSGSGGYGGRRF, from the exons ggCCATGAGCCAAAGGAGCCAGAGCAGTTGAGAAAGCTGTTCATTGGAGGTCTGAGCTTTGAAACAACAGATGATAGCTTGAGAGAGCACTTCGAGAAATGGGGCACGCTCACAGACTGTGTG GTGATGAGAGACCCACAAACAAAACGTTCCAGAGGCTTTGGCTTTGTGACTTACTCCTGTGTGGAGGAGGTGGATGCTGCCATGAGCGCTCGACCACATAAGGTTGATGGACGCGTGGTTGAACCAAAGAGAGCGGTTTCAAGGGAG GATTCTGTAAAGCCTGGGGCACacctcacagtaaagaaaatatttgttggTGGAATTAAAGAAGATACGGAAGAATATAATTTAAGGGagtactttgaaaaatatgGCAAGATTGAAACCATCGAGGTCATGGAAGACAGGCAGAGTGGAAAGAAGAGAGGCTTCGCTTTTGTAACTTTTGATGATCATGATACAGTTGATAAAATCGTTG TTCAGAAATACCATACTATAAATGGACACAACTGTGAAGTGAAAAAAGCGCTCTCTAAACAAGAGATGCAGACTGCTAGCTCTCAGAGAG tgaaatattttgtagGTCGTGGGGGTGGCTCGGGCAACTTCATGGGCCGTGGAAACTTCGGAGGCGGTGGAGGGAATTTTGGCCGAGGAGGAAACTTCGGTGGGAGAG GAGGCTATGGGGGTGGTGGTGGCggtggtgggagcagaggaagcTTTGGGGGTGGTGACGGATACAATGGATTTGGTGATG GTGGCAACTATGGAGGTGGTCCTGGCTATGGCAGCAGAGGAGGTTATGGCGGAGGTGGAGGACCAGGGTATGGAAACCCAGGTGGTGGATATggaggcggaggaggaggaTATGATGGCTACAATGAAGGAGGAAATTTTGGTGGTG GTAATTATGGTGGAAGTGGAAACTACAATGATTTTGGCAATTACAGTGGACAACAGCAGTCTAACTATGGTCCCATGAAAGGTGGTGGCAGCTTTGGTGGCAGAAGTTCAGGCAGTCCCTATGGTG GTGGTTATGGATCTGGAAGTGGAAGTGGGGGCTATGGTGGTAGAAGATTCTAA
- the HNRNPA3 gene encoding heterogeneous nuclear ribonucleoprotein A3 isoform X2 — MAAIKEEREVEDYKRKGRRSSQKYRRLNKGHEPKEPEQLRKLFIGGLSFETTDDSLREHFEKWGTLTDCVVMRDPQTKRSRGFGFVTYSCVEEVDAAMSARPHKVDGRVVEPKRAVSREDSVKPGAHLTVKKIFVGGIKEDTEEYNLREYFEKYGKIETIEVMEDRQSGKKRGFAFVTFDDHDTVDKIVVQKYHTINGHNCEVKKALSKQEMQTASSQRVKYFVGRGGGSGNFMGRGNFGGGGGNFGRGGNFGGRGGYGGGGGGGGSRGSFGGGDGYNGFGDGGNYGGGPGYGSRGGYGGGGGPGYGNPGGGYGGGGGGYDGYNEGGNFGGGNYGGSGNYNDFGNYSGQQQSNYGPMKGGGSFGGRSSGSPYGGGYGSGSGSGGYGGRRF, encoded by the exons ggCCATGAGCCAAAGGAGCCAGAGCAGTTGAGAAAGCTGTTCATTGGAGGTCTGAGCTTTGAAACAACAGATGATAGCTTGAGAGAGCACTTCGAGAAATGGGGCACGCTCACAGACTGTGTG GTGATGAGAGACCCACAAACAAAACGTTCCAGAGGCTTTGGCTTTGTGACTTACTCCTGTGTGGAGGAGGTGGATGCTGCCATGAGCGCTCGACCACATAAGGTTGATGGACGCGTGGTTGAACCAAAGAGAGCGGTTTCAAGGGAG GATTCTGTAAAGCCTGGGGCACacctcacagtaaagaaaatatttgttggTGGAATTAAAGAAGATACGGAAGAATATAATTTAAGGGagtactttgaaaaatatgGCAAGATTGAAACCATCGAGGTCATGGAAGACAGGCAGAGTGGAAAGAAGAGAGGCTTCGCTTTTGTAACTTTTGATGATCATGATACAGTTGATAAAATCGTTG TTCAGAAATACCATACTATAAATGGACACAACTGTGAAGTGAAAAAAGCGCTCTCTAAACAAGAGATGCAGACTGCTAGCTCTCAGAGAG tgaaatattttgtagGTCGTGGGGGTGGCTCGGGCAACTTCATGGGCCGTGGAAACTTCGGAGGCGGTGGAGGGAATTTTGGCCGAGGAGGAAACTTCGGTGGGAGAG GAGGCTATGGGGGTGGTGGTGGCggtggtgggagcagaggaagcTTTGGGGGTGGTGACGGATACAATGGATTTGGTGATG GTGGCAACTATGGAGGTGGTCCTGGCTATGGCAGCAGAGGAGGTTATGGCGGAGGTGGAGGACCAGGGTATGGAAACCCAGGTGGTGGATATggaggcggaggaggaggaTATGATGGCTACAATGAAGGAGGAAATTTTGGTGGTG GTAATTATGGTGGAAGTGGAAACTACAATGATTTTGGCAATTACAGTGGACAACAGCAGTCTAACTATGGTCCCATGAAAGGTGGTGGCAGCTTTGGTGGCAGAAGTTCAGGCAGTCCCTATGGTG GTGGTTATGGATCTGGAAGTGGAAGTGGGGGCTATGGTGGTAGAAGATTCTAA
- the HNRNPA3 gene encoding heterogeneous nuclear ribonucleoprotein A3 isoform X3: MAAIKEEREVEDYKRKGRRSSQQKYRRLNKGHEPKEPEQLRKLFIGGLSFETTDDSLREHFEKWGTLTDCVVMRDPQTKRSRGFGFVTYSCVEEVDAAMSARPHKVDGRVVEPKRAVSREDSVKPGAHLTVKKIFVGGIKEDTEEYNLREYFEKYGKIETIEVMEDRQSGKKRGFAFVTFDDHDTVDKIVVQKYHTINGHNCEVKKALSKQEMQTASSQRGRGGGSGNFMGRGNFGGGGGNFGRGGNFGGRGGYGGGGGGGGSRGSFGGGDGYNGFGDGGNYGGGPGYGSRGGYGGGGGPGYGNPGGGYGGGGGGYDGYNEGGNFGGGNYGGSGNYNDFGNYSGQQQSNYGPMKGGGSFGGRSSGSPYGGGYGSGSGSGGYGGRRF; encoded by the exons ggCCATGAGCCAAAGGAGCCAGAGCAGTTGAGAAAGCTGTTCATTGGAGGTCTGAGCTTTGAAACAACAGATGATAGCTTGAGAGAGCACTTCGAGAAATGGGGCACGCTCACAGACTGTGTG GTGATGAGAGACCCACAAACAAAACGTTCCAGAGGCTTTGGCTTTGTGACTTACTCCTGTGTGGAGGAGGTGGATGCTGCCATGAGCGCTCGACCACATAAGGTTGATGGACGCGTGGTTGAACCAAAGAGAGCGGTTTCAAGGGAG GATTCTGTAAAGCCTGGGGCACacctcacagtaaagaaaatatttgttggTGGAATTAAAGAAGATACGGAAGAATATAATTTAAGGGagtactttgaaaaatatgGCAAGATTGAAACCATCGAGGTCATGGAAGACAGGCAGAGTGGAAAGAAGAGAGGCTTCGCTTTTGTAACTTTTGATGATCATGATACAGTTGATAAAATCGTTG TTCAGAAATACCATACTATAAATGGACACAACTGTGAAGTGAAAAAAGCGCTCTCTAAACAAGAGATGCAGACTGCTAGCTCTCAGAGAG GTCGTGGGGGTGGCTCGGGCAACTTCATGGGCCGTGGAAACTTCGGAGGCGGTGGAGGGAATTTTGGCCGAGGAGGAAACTTCGGTGGGAGAG GAGGCTATGGGGGTGGTGGTGGCggtggtgggagcagaggaagcTTTGGGGGTGGTGACGGATACAATGGATTTGGTGATG GTGGCAACTATGGAGGTGGTCCTGGCTATGGCAGCAGAGGAGGTTATGGCGGAGGTGGAGGACCAGGGTATGGAAACCCAGGTGGTGGATATggaggcggaggaggaggaTATGATGGCTACAATGAAGGAGGAAATTTTGGTGGTG GTAATTATGGTGGAAGTGGAAACTACAATGATTTTGGCAATTACAGTGGACAACAGCAGTCTAACTATGGTCCCATGAAAGGTGGTGGCAGCTTTGGTGGCAGAAGTTCAGGCAGTCCCTATGGTG GTGGTTATGGATCTGGAAGTGGAAGTGGGGGCTATGGTGGTAGAAGATTCTAA